The Chitinophagaceae bacterium genome window below encodes:
- a CDS encoding ABC transporter permease has protein sequence MNQPYSQWKAMLAISRASLRAIFRSPSAVVFSFGFPLIFILVFGFIGGGSPTVRIGFTPTTDTTQNNAVYQLLMKYKTIRISDKNAGELQSDLSKGRITAILDIQPTNTGQLPLYKITIQTSTASIDRIAILQATLKDVIVNIDRRAAPNAPTYASIDLPPPLPGRIYRTIDFILPGQLGFSLLSAGVFGVAFLFFNLRQTLVLKRFFATPIKRSYILFGEGISRVLFQLITAVVILLVGHFLFKFTLVHGAVTFLELLVLSLVGLIIFMGFGFIVSGLAKNESTIPPFANLVTMPQFLLAGTFFPIDTFPKWLQPICNVLPLTHLNDAMRNIAFEGSHLVDCGKQLGILGLWGIGVYIVAIKVFKWE, from the coding sequence ATGAATCAACCATACAGCCAGTGGAAAGCAATGCTGGCAATTTCAAGAGCAAGCCTGCGGGCAATTTTTCGCAGCCCCAGTGCGGTTGTTTTCAGTTTTGGTTTCCCGCTGATTTTTATTTTGGTGTTTGGTTTTATTGGAGGAGGAAGTCCAACTGTACGCATTGGCTTTACTCCAACAACTGATACAACACAAAATAATGCAGTGTATCAACTGCTGATGAAATATAAAACCATCCGTATTTCAGATAAAAATGCGGGAGAGTTGCAAAGTGATTTGTCGAAAGGAAGAATCACCGCTATTCTTGATATACAGCCCACCAATACTGGTCAGCTGCCTTTATATAAGATTACGATTCAAACTTCTACAGCAAGTATTGACCGGATAGCCATTCTCCAGGCAACATTAAAAGATGTAATTGTAAATATTGACCGCAGGGCTGCACCCAATGCACCAACCTATGCAAGTATTGATCTGCCGCCACCATTGCCGGGAAGAATTTACCGTACCATTGATTTTATTTTACCTGGACAGTTAGGTTTTTCGTTATTAAGTGCCGGTGTGTTTGGAGTTGCTTTTTTATTTTTCAATCTCAGGCAAACACTTGTACTGAAACGTTTCTTTGCAACACCTATAAAACGCAGTTATATTTTATTTGGTGAAGGAATCAGCCGTGTATTGTTTCAGCTCATTACTGCAGTTGTGATTTTACTGGTGGGGCATTTCCTGTTTAAGTTTACACTGGTGCATGGTGCTGTTACGTTTTTAGAATTGTTAGTACTGAGTTTAGTTGGATTGATCATCTTTATGGGTTTTGGTTTTATTGTAAGTGGGTTGGCAAAAAATGAAAGCACGATACCTCCGTTTGCCAACCTTGTAACCATGCCGCAGTTTTTATTAGCCGGAACTTTTTTCCCGATTGACACATTTCCCAAATGGTTACAGCCGATTTGTAATGTACTGCCCTTAACACATCTCAATGATGCTATGCGGAACATTGCGTTTGAAGGAAGTCATTTAGTTGATTGCGGAAAGCAGTTGGGTATCCTTGGACTATGGGGAATAGGAGTGTATATCGTAGCTATTAAAGTATTTAAATGGGAGTAA
- a CDS encoding RagB/SusD family nutrient uptake outer membrane protein: MLSNNKNKTWMILAVSALILSSCKKDFSDPNRATSDKVLASPSGLNGVSVGLQRIYSLGRASSLYNVVSINGFVTKELKLLNQGNLPEYQLSQGGTAVDGTNTMLAGLWTSSNKIIYDADNVINGAAGLTDKGTASGLIGYASIYKTLSIGSMAMFWEQVPAGIGTNVTFISRQNGFAKAITVIDNALTVIAANPISTSFTASIPAGVDIVNTLNALKARYLLFSGNYALALTTANLVDLTKKSTLNFEAANPNPIYDVAGSNFNVYQPIDSTMGLLGSLQPDLSDKRVPFYMVLSGSSASRFLMKGFAAVTTTAFPIYLPGEITLIKAECYARAATPDIVNALAELNKIVTKKGVNDPFGVGADLPLLVGPFTQAAILDEIYRNRCIELYMSGLKLEDMRRFGRGASERTRNFMPYPFRERDNNSNTPADPAG; the protein is encoded by the coding sequence ATGTTATCAAATAATAAAAATAAAACTTGGATGATACTTGCTGTTTCAGCACTTATCCTTTCCTCCTGTAAAAAGGACTTTAGTGATCCTAACAGAGCAACAAGCGATAAAGTACTTGCATCACCAAGTGGATTAAATGGTGTAAGTGTTGGGTTGCAGAGAATTTATTCATTAGGCCGTGCTAGCTCACTTTACAATGTAGTTTCGATTAATGGGTTTGTTACTAAAGAATTAAAGCTTCTGAACCAGGGTAATTTGCCTGAGTACCAGTTAAGTCAGGGAGGTACAGCTGTTGATGGTACGAATACCATGCTGGCAGGTTTGTGGACAAGCAGTAATAAAATTATCTATGATGCAGATAATGTTATTAATGGAGCAGCGGGGCTGACTGATAAAGGAACAGCAAGTGGATTAATTGGTTATGCCTCTATTTACAAAACATTATCCATTGGAAGTATGGCTATGTTTTGGGAGCAGGTGCCTGCAGGTATAGGAACAAATGTTACGTTTATCTCAAGACAGAATGGCTTTGCGAAAGCGATTACAGTAATTGATAATGCGCTTACTGTCATTGCTGCAAATCCAATCAGTACCAGCTTTACTGCATCAATACCTGCCGGAGTGGATATTGTAAACACATTGAATGCGTTAAAAGCAAGGTATTTGTTATTCTCAGGTAATTATGCTTTGGCATTAACGACAGCGAATCTTGTTGATCTCACAAAAAAATCAACATTGAATTTTGAAGCGGCAAATCCAAATCCTATTTATGATGTGGCTGGATCCAATTTTAACGTGTATCAGCCAATAGATTCAACAATGGGATTGCTTGGAAGTTTACAGCCTGATCTTTCTGATAAACGTGTTCCTTTTTATATGGTGTTAAGCGGCTCTTCTGCATCACGCTTTTTAATGAAAGGTTTTGCTGCTGTAACAACAACTGCCTTCCCGATTTATCTTCCCGGTGAAATCACGTTAATAAAAGCGGAGTGTTATGCACGTGCCGCAACTCCGGATATTGTGAACGCATTAGCTGAACTAAATAAAATTGTTACGAAGAAAGGAGTCAATGATCCTTTTGGAGTTGGAGCTGATTTGCCACTGCTGGTGGGCCCTTTTACACAAGCAGCAATACTGGATGAGATATACAGAAATAGATGTATTGAACTGTATATGTCTGGTTTAAAACTGGAGGATATGCGCAGGTTTGGGCGAGGAGCATCAGAACGCACCCGCAACTTTATGCCTTATCCTTTCCGTGAAAGAGATAATAATTCGAATACTCCTGCTGATCCTGCAGGTTAA
- the queG gene encoding tRNA epoxyqueuosine(34) reductase QueG: MHNNIDQYTSIIKQTAAELGFAYCGIAKAEKLDDDARRLETWLNKGMNGTMQYMENHFDLRVDPAKLVPGAKSVITLMLNYYPSSKQQDDAPKISKYAYGKDYHEVIRNKLHELIASLKTTIGDINGRGFVDSAPVLERAWAQRSGLGWIGKNGNLITKQSGSFFFIATLICDLELEADSPFAKDYCGSCTRCVDECPTDAILPGKIIDGSKCISYFTIELKDALIDESMKGKFDSWMFGCDVCQDVCPWNRFSKTTTEASFTPVPEILNLSTKEWQEMSEEAFKQVFKHSALKRTKFTGIKRNLKFITGK; encoded by the coding sequence TTGCATAACAATATTGATCAATATACCAGCATCATTAAACAAACTGCCGCAGAGCTTGGCTTTGCCTATTGCGGTATTGCCAAAGCAGAGAAACTTGATGACGATGCACGGCGGCTGGAAACATGGTTAAACAAAGGCATGAACGGAACCATGCAGTACATGGAAAATCATTTTGACCTGAGGGTTGATCCTGCAAAGCTGGTACCCGGGGCAAAAAGTGTGATTACACTGATGCTGAATTATTATCCTTCATCAAAACAACAGGATGATGCACCAAAGATTTCGAAATATGCTTACGGAAAAGATTATCATGAAGTGATCCGTAATAAACTGCATGAACTCATTGCATCACTTAAAACTACTATCGGCGATATTAACGGAAGAGGATTTGTTGACAGCGCTCCCGTGCTTGAACGTGCTTGGGCCCAACGGAGTGGCTTGGGATGGATAGGTAAGAATGGGAATTTGATTACTAAACAAAGTGGTTCCTTCTTTTTTATTGCAACTTTAATTTGCGATTTAGAATTAGAAGCTGATTCACCATTTGCAAAAGACTATTGCGGCAGTTGCACAAGATGTGTGGATGAATGCCCGACAGATGCAATCCTTCCTGGCAAAATTATTGACGGCAGTAAATGTATTTCTTACTTCACAATAGAATTAAAAGATGCTTTGATTGATGAAAGCATGAAAGGAAAATTCGATAGCTGGATGTTTGGCTGTGATGTATGCCAGGATGTATGCCCATGGAACCGCTTTAGCAAAACAACAACAGAAGCCAGCTTTACCCCTGTTCCTGAAATTTTAAACCTGTCAACTAAAGAATGGCAAGAAATGAGTGAAGAAGCGTTTAAACAAGTCTTCAAACACTCAGCATTGAAGCGTACAAAGTTTACAGGCATTAAACGGAATCTGAAATTTATCACTGGAAAATAG
- a CDS encoding anhydro-N-acetylmuramic acid kinase — protein MNRNLSSLFNIAQKKERNIIGLMSGTSVDGLDIALCKLSGDGHATKVEVTAFETIPYHADFKSEIKSVFSKKTVDFEKLCLLNPWIALQQAEMINTFLKNRKLVKEEIDLIASHGQTVYHAPKALHQQEKFGNATLQIGDGDHLAVTTGIITISDFRQKHIAAGGEGAPLAVYGDYLIFSKKDEDRIMLNMGGIANYTYLPGSLDANKIFSTDTGPGNTMMDALMQQHYPVKYFDEGGLIAGQGMVHEALLHALKDHPFFQQSFPKTTGPELFNLQYLQQAKEKAGIHELSVFDTMATLNLFSAQTIAEAIKKTMAEGSTYHLYASGGGMHNPVLMQHIKDLLPGVAVHLTTELGIHPDAKEALLFAVLANECIAGGNIQFSNELQGIPSVTMGKISFPW, from the coding sequence ATGAACAGAAATCTTTCTTCACTTTTTAATATCGCTCAAAAAAAAGAGCGGAACATTATTGGATTAATGAGCGGCACTTCTGTAGATGGACTGGATATTGCCCTTTGTAAACTAAGTGGTGATGGACATGCCACTAAAGTTGAAGTAACTGCGTTTGAAACGATTCCTTATCATGCGGATTTCAAATCAGAGATCAAATCAGTTTTCTCAAAAAAGACAGTTGACTTTGAAAAACTTTGTTTGCTGAATCCCTGGATTGCATTACAGCAGGCCGAAATGATTAATACATTTTTAAAGAACAGGAAGCTGGTTAAAGAAGAAATTGATCTCATTGCAAGTCATGGTCAAACAGTATATCATGCACCAAAGGCATTGCATCAGCAGGAGAAATTCGGGAATGCAACATTGCAGATTGGTGATGGCGATCATTTAGCCGTTACAACTGGCATTATCACTATCAGTGATTTCAGGCAAAAACATATTGCAGCAGGTGGTGAAGGTGCCCCACTCGCAGTGTATGGCGATTATCTTATTTTTTCTAAGAAAGATGAAGACCGTATTATGCTAAACATGGGTGGGATTGCCAATTATACTTATCTCCCCGGTTCATTAGATGCCAATAAAATTTTCAGTACCGATACCGGACCCGGCAATACAATGATGGATGCATTGATGCAGCAACACTATCCTGTAAAATATTTTGATGAGGGTGGATTGATTGCAGGACAAGGCATGGTTCATGAAGCTTTATTACATGCATTAAAAGATCATCCGTTCTTTCAACAATCATTTCCTAAAACTACAGGACCGGAATTATTTAACCTGCAGTACCTGCAGCAGGCAAAGGAAAAAGCAGGCATTCATGAACTGAGTGTGTTTGATACGATGGCAACACTCAATTTATTTTCTGCCCAAACAATTGCCGAAGCAATTAAAAAAACAATGGCTGAAGGAAGCACCTATCATTTGTATGCAAGTGGCGGTGGAATGCATAACCCTGTGCTGATGCAGCACATCAAAGATTTGTTACCAGGCGTTGCTGTTCATTTAACAACAGAACTCGGAATTCATCCCGATGCAAAAGAAGCTTTGCTCTTTGCAGTACTGGCCAATGAATGTATTGCAGGTGGAAATATTCAGTTCAGTAATGAGCTGCAGGGTATTCCATCAGTAACAATGGGAAAGATCAGTTTTCCGTGGTGA
- a CDS encoding beta-lactamase family protein: MIYKDGKIAYQKTLGDFRPNIQAPIGESSQWLTAALVMILVDEGKLKLDDNVGKYLPIFPKWMKGYITIRNCLSHTSGIEADKTGAGKLFQKKSFSTLEEEVNYYAEKRDIANNPGAWFQYNEMGPNIVGRVLEVITKKKFDRLIQEKLLRPLNMRFTTFSNYTSAMSPADGAKSTATEYMNFLSMLLNKGKFNGKQIISESSVAEMMKLQTGSALNKYTPPFMSGFNYGLGTWLETKDGTVVNCVSQNSPFVWIDYCRGYACIILSKKERDIQKRELYNQFKAAVDNQFICK; this comes from the coding sequence ATGATTTATAAAGATGGAAAGATCGCTTACCAGAAAACATTAGGAGATTTTCGCCCCAATATACAGGCACCGATTGGTGAAAGCAGTCAATGGTTAACAGCGGCGTTGGTTATGATATTAGTGGATGAAGGCAAATTGAAACTGGATGACAATGTTGGTAAGTATCTGCCCATTTTTCCTAAATGGATGAAAGGTTACATTACTATCCGGAATTGTTTGAGTCATACTTCAGGAATTGAAGCCGATAAAACAGGTGCAGGTAAACTGTTTCAGAAAAAAAGTTTTTCAACCCTTGAAGAAGAAGTGAATTACTATGCAGAGAAAAGAGATATCGCCAATAACCCCGGCGCTTGGTTTCAGTACAACGAGATGGGGCCAAATATCGTTGGCCGTGTACTGGAAGTAATCACCAAAAAGAAATTCGACAGGTTAATCCAGGAGAAATTGTTACGTCCGCTTAATATGCGTTTTACAACATTCAGCAATTATACTTCAGCAATGAGCCCGGCTGATGGTGCCAAATCAACTGCCACCGAATACATGAATTTTTTATCCATGCTGCTGAATAAAGGGAAGTTCAACGGCAAACAAATCATCAGTGAGTCTTCAGTTGCAGAAATGATGAAACTGCAAACAGGATCCGCATTGAATAAATACACCCCTCCTTTCATGAGTGGTTTCAATTACGGATTAGGAACATGGTTAGAAACAAAAGATGGAACAGTGGTGAATTGTGTTTCGCAAAACAGCCCCTTTGTATGGATTGATTATTGCCGCGGCTATGCCTGTATCATTTTATCAAAAAAAGAACGGGATATACAGAAAAGGGAATTGTATAATCAATTCAAAGCAGCCGTTGACAACCAATTTATCTGTAAATGA
- a CDS encoding DUF4440 domain-containing protein, with product MKQTFLSVLAFSVLLISCNTETVTKTETVTFSLDSAKAAIAASNSTYGSNFSTGDSVAFVSHYTSDACISPSNMPRMCGAQAITAFFNGGYKMGIRDIKLTTEEVMGGKDAVVETGTYEILGDKGVSFDKGKFIVIWKEENGKWKMHRDIWNTDMPAAAPAK from the coding sequence ATGAAACAAACTTTCTTATCAGTGTTAGCTTTTTCTGTTTTATTGATTTCCTGTAATACAGAAACAGTAACAAAAACGGAAACGGTCACCTTTAGCCTTGATTCAGCGAAAGCAGCTATTGCAGCAAGTAACAGTACTTACGGTAGTAATTTTTCAACGGGTGATTCTGTTGCATTTGTAAGTCATTATACAAGTGATGCCTGTATCAGTCCATCGAATATGCCACGCATGTGCGGTGCCCAGGCAATCACTGCCTTTTTCAACGGTGGTTATAAAATGGGCATCAGGGATATTAAATTAACAACAGAAGAAGTTATGGGAGGAAAAGATGCTGTTGTTGAAACAGGTACGTATGAAATTCTGGGCGACAAAGGAGTTTCTTTCGACAAAGGAAAATTTATTGTTATCTGGAAAGAGGAAAATGGCAAATGGAAAATGCACAGAGATATCTGGAATACAGACATGCCTGCAGCTGCGCCTGCGAAATAA
- a CDS encoding RNA polymerase sigma factor encodes MEQRQLIKDCLRGKPKAQKQLYDAFADTMLGVCYRYTKSMADAEDVLQESFVKVFTHLHQYKEEGQLGGWIRKIVVNTALNYLKRSKNYQAELVFHDEGLHPVSDDNPAMNMAVKEIAALIRQLPTGYQTIFNLHAVEGFSHVEIGQMLGIKDTTSRSQYLRARSLLITWMENFESVHPKTNNYAQ; translated from the coding sequence ATCGAACAGCGGCAATTAATAAAAGACTGTTTGCGTGGCAAACCTAAAGCGCAAAAACAATTGTATGATGCATTTGCTGATACGATGCTTGGCGTTTGTTACCGCTATACCAAGTCAATGGCCGATGCGGAAGATGTATTGCAGGAATCTTTTGTAAAAGTGTTTACACATTTACACCAGTACAAGGAAGAAGGACAGTTGGGCGGTTGGATCAGGAAGATTGTAGTGAACACGGCATTAAATTATTTAAAACGTTCAAAGAATTACCAGGCTGAACTTGTTTTTCATGATGAAGGTCTGCATCCTGTATCAGATGATAATCCTGCTATGAATATGGCGGTGAAAGAAATTGCAGCATTGATCAGGCAATTACCAACCGGTTATCAAACCATCTTTAACCTGCATGCCGTGGAAGGGTTTTCGCATGTTGAAATAGGGCAGATGCTGGGTATAAAAGATACCACTTCCCGTTCGCAATACCTGCGGGCAAGATCATTACTGATTACCTGGATGGAGAACTTTGAATCTGTACACCCTAAAACCAATAATTATGCACAATAA
- a CDS encoding SRPBCC family protein: protein MRLVKMFLFVLAGLFAVITIIGLFIPSSVKISRGIVINADSAKIYHELSDVKDWNKWLPWVTSDSGALVQLSPVTNQPGSFFKWKGLIYKSAGTITLLQINPDVITTLYQLKDMNDAEGGFRIRSTGAAKQETEVHWFMEYKLKWYPWERFYGIFMDHIIGPAFDKGLEQLKTYTEEKTVTDS from the coding sequence ATGCGTTTAGTAAAAATGTTTTTGTTTGTTTTAGCTGGGTTGTTTGCTGTTATAACCATCATTGGATTATTCATTCCATCTTCGGTAAAAATATCAAGAGGAATTGTGATTAATGCGGACAGTGCTAAAATATATCATGAATTAAGTGATGTGAAGGACTGGAACAAATGGTTGCCATGGGTCACATCCGACAGTGGTGCTCTTGTGCAGCTTTCACCTGTCACAAACCAACCCGGATCTTTTTTTAAATGGAAAGGATTGATTTATAAAAGTGCGGGCACAATCACTCTTCTGCAAATCAATCCTGATGTGATTACCACTTTATACCAGTTAAAAGATATGAATGATGCAGAAGGTGGTTTCCGTATCCGTTCAACAGGTGCAGCAAAACAGGAAACCGAAGTGCATTGGTTTATGGAATATAAATTAAAGTGGTATCCATGGGAGCGCTTCTATGGAATTTTTATGGATCATATTATTGGACCTGCTTTTGATAAGGGGCTTGAACAGTTGAAAACTTATACTGAAGAAAAAACAGTTACAGACTCTTAA
- a CDS encoding OmpA family protein, producing MKRVISHILLFLTFSFATAQPLVDTIGKLVEQKEKIITTNTIVKIENLGFRVNSQLAELRPTISADGNLLFFICEGHPDNSHAYEVNNSQDIWYSIRDTLTGKWTDAVHLGTPFNTANYNAVYWISPDKNRILLRNAFVDGDYYGNGVSMSIMKPDGRWSKPQMLKIKNYLKYDRGFQSGAAMSSDGQALLLYMSEESKSYINKIYVCFPEADGTWTEPKSLGKKINLTGYNQITPYLASDGATLYFSSNRPGGLGDQDIWMTKRLDKTWLKWSDPVNLGEPINSADFDAFFTLDAGGEYAYLTSSFNSLGQSDIVRVKLLEIEKPDPVLIVSGNVYNAKTKQPLSANLIYETLPDGVIAGQGLSSPGDGAFQIVLPYDKNYLIRATADHFFAQSENLNLDSLIRAGNRTIHKDLYLMPIEIGQVVRLNNVFFDFDKWDLRPESFIELGRVVTLLKENPSIEIELSAHTDSRGSDEYNIKLSDNRARSAVEYIIAQGIPANRIIHHGYGETKPVATNDTDEGRQLNRRVEFKILKN from the coding sequence GTGAAACGAGTTATTTCTCACATACTCCTCTTTCTGACCTTTTCTTTTGCAACTGCACAACCCTTAGTTGATACAATTGGCAAACTGGTTGAACAAAAAGAAAAAATTATTACTACTAATACCATCGTTAAAATTGAAAATCTTGGCTTTCGGGTGAATTCGCAATTAGCAGAATTACGCCCGACAATTTCTGCTGATGGCAACCTGTTGTTTTTTATCTGCGAAGGTCACCCTGATAATTCGCATGCCTATGAAGTAAATAATTCGCAGGACATCTGGTATTCTATCAGAGATACGCTGACTGGTAAATGGACTGATGCAGTTCACCTTGGCACACCTTTTAATACTGCAAACTACAATGCTGTGTACTGGATCTCTCCTGATAAAAACAGGATACTGTTACGCAATGCATTTGTAGATGGTGATTACTATGGCAATGGTGTTAGTATGAGTATTATGAAACCAGATGGACGATGGAGCAAACCGCAGATGCTGAAGATCAAAAACTACCTGAAGTATGATCGTGGTTTTCAATCAGGGGCTGCCATGTCGAGTGATGGACAGGCTTTGTTACTGTACATGAGTGAAGAATCAAAAAGTTATATCAATAAAATTTATGTGTGCTTTCCCGAAGCAGATGGAACATGGACAGAACCCAAAAGCTTAGGAAAAAAAATCAATCTTACCGGTTATAATCAAATCACTCCTTACTTAGCTTCTGATGGTGCAACACTTTATTTCAGCAGTAACAGGCCGGGTGGTTTAGGCGACCAGGATATCTGGATGACAAAACGTTTGGATAAAACATGGTTGAAATGGAGCGATCCTGTGAATCTTGGTGAACCCATAAACTCAGCAGATTTTGATGCCTTCTTTACTTTAGATGCAGGTGGTGAATATGCCTACCTCACCAGCAGTTTCAATTCATTGGGGCAAAGCGATATTGTTCGTGTGAAATTATTAGAGATTGAAAAACCTGATCCTGTTTTAATCGTAAGTGGCAATGTGTACAATGCAAAAACAAAGCAGCCACTCAGTGCAAATCTTATTTATGAAACATTACCTGATGGAGTGATTGCCGGTCAGGGATTATCAAGCCCCGGCGATGGTGCATTCCAGATTGTATTACCGTATGATAAAAATTATCTCATCCGTGCAACTGCCGATCATTTCTTTGCACAATCAGAAAACCTGAATCTTGATTCACTGATCAGGGCAGGTAACAGAACCATTCACAAAGATCTTTATCTAATGCCGATAGAAATTGGCCAGGTAGTTCGTTTAAACAATGTATTCTTTGATTTTGACAAGTGGGATCTTCGTCCGGAATCATTTATTGAATTGGGCAGAGTGGTTACGCTGCTGAAAGAAAATCCTTCCATTGAAATTGAATTAAGTGCACATACCGACAGCCGTGGTTCGGATGAATACAATATTAAACTCAGTGACAACCGTGCACGTTCGGCAGTAGAATATATAATCGCACAGGGCATCCCGGCAAACAGAATCATTCATCATGGCTATGGTGAAACCAAACCTGTGGCCACAAATGATACAGACGAAGGGAGACAATTAAACAGAAGAGTGGAGTTTAAAATATTGAAGAATTAG
- a CDS encoding DeoR/GlpR transcriptional regulator, whose protein sequence is MLKQERQAFIVHQVNLHNRVLSSDLSEQINVSEDTIRRDLQELSDKGKIIKVHGGALSKSFSSSINSTKVYSIDAKKTIAQKAAALIKDGMFVLSSGGTTIIELAKALPENLHATFITGSLPAALEYIHHPNIEVIFIGDKLSKSSQITIGAEAILKIRQFKVDLCFLGINALDIEHGLTDNDWDVVQVKKAMIESAGKVVALSISEKINSCLNIQVCKAADLDVLITERPPKEKIFQPYKKIGIEIL, encoded by the coding sequence ATGCTTAAGCAAGAAAGACAAGCTTTTATTGTCCACCAGGTAAACCTGCACAACAGAGTTTTATCCTCCGATTTAAGCGAGCAGATCAACGTATCCGAAGATACGATCCGCAGGGATTTGCAGGAACTTTCTGATAAAGGAAAGATCATCAAAGTGCACGGAGGTGCATTATCCAAATCATTCAGCAGTTCCATTAATTCCACCAAAGTTTATTCTATTGATGCAAAGAAAACCATTGCGCAGAAAGCAGCAGCCCTCATTAAGGATGGCATGTTTGTATTAAGCAGTGGCGGTACAACCATTATTGAACTCGCAAAAGCTTTACCGGAAAATCTGCATGCAACATTTATTACAGGCAGTTTGCCCGCAGCACTGGAATATATTCATCACCCCAACATTGAAGTGATTTTTATTGGCGATAAACTTTCAAAAAGTTCACAGATAACCATTGGTGCCGAAGCAATTTTAAAGATCAGGCAGTTTAAAGTTGATTTGTGTTTTCTCGGGATCAATGCACTGGACATTGAACATGGGTTAACAGATAATGACTGGGATGTGGTGCAGGTTAAAAAAGCAATGATTGAATCAGCCGGTAAAGTAGTGGCCCTGTCCATTTCAGAAAAAATAAACAGCTGCCTGAATATACAGGTTTGTAAAGCAGCTGACCTTGATGTATTGATTACAGAAAGACCGCCGAAAGAAAAAATATTTCAACCGTATAAAAAAATAGGGATTGAAATTTTATAA
- a CDS encoding outer membrane beta-barrel protein, producing the protein MNHVEVNIQLPEEKKNPVLTVTKEHEQLKTEKPVVTEKPVAEEKPVAAAKPDESVTPVVTEPPVVTGKTTVTEKSIVTDSAATNFAKEPVAAGKPSISNTKKIEIALVLRGGIADMSQFSEGKIKRDALYASPGSGSSGGGGYSSSPSDSAKIKNGVGFTAGVQLKKSIAKRSALSIGLAYGYYSSSHTTSGIVYADAQFNNNLGTSVVNNYARVGNSSTYKDRYHFIEIPVLYHLQLNKAAKRPILFSGGIAYSYLVGSNAQYYYSATKTYYYDRSLFSRSQLQVRTGISFGLITKMNYPLQLGLQYQYGLSGQWKKSLDLNQHLSFTGIQLSWRLNKK; encoded by the coding sequence GTGAATCATGTTGAGGTGAATATTCAATTGCCTGAAGAAAAAAAGAATCCGGTTCTAACAGTAACGAAGGAACATGAGCAGCTTAAAACTGAAAAGCCCGTAGTAACAGAAAAACCGGTAGCAGAAGAAAAGCCTGTTGCAGCAGCAAAACCTGATGAGTCTGTAACACCTGTTGTAACAGAGCCCCCCGTTGTAACAGGCAAAACAACTGTAACAGAAAAATCTATTGTTACGGATAGTGCTGCTACCAATTTTGCGAAAGAACCAGTGGCTGCAGGAAAACCCTCAATCAGTAATACGAAGAAAATAGAAATTGCTTTAGTGTTGAGAGGAGGCATTGCAGATATGAGTCAGTTCTCTGAAGGCAAAATTAAGAGGGATGCTCTTTATGCTTCACCAGGTTCCGGATCTTCAGGCGGGGGTGGATACTCGTCATCTCCTTCTGATTCTGCCAAAATAAAAAATGGTGTCGGATTTACCGCAGGTGTTCAATTGAAAAAATCAATTGCTAAACGCTCTGCTTTATCAATTGGTCTTGCATATGGATATTATTCATCATCTCATACAACAAGCGGTATTGTTTATGCTGATGCACAGTTTAACAACAATCTTGGTACCAGTGTAGTAAACAATTATGCAAGGGTTGGAAACAGCTCCACTTATAAAGACAGGTATCATTTTATTGAGATACCGGTTTTGTACCATTTACAATTAAACAAAGCTGCAAAACGACCCATTCTTTTTAGCGGAGGTATAGCTTACAGCTACCTCGTCGGTTCCAACGCACAATATTATTACAGTGCAACCAAGACTTACTATTACGACCGTTCCCTGTTCAGCCGTTCGCAACTGCAGGTGCGTACAGGAATTTCATTCGGCCTGATTACGAAGATGAACTATCCTTTACAACTTGGACTTCAATACCAGTACGGTCTATCGGGTCAATGGAAAAAATCACTTGATCTTAATCAGCACCTTTCCTTTACGGGAATTCAATTATCATGGCGGCTGAATAAAAAATAA